The following are encoded together in the Daucus carota subsp. sativus chromosome 5, DH1 v3.0, whole genome shotgun sequence genome:
- the LOC108220927 gene encoding inactive receptor-like serine/threonine-protein kinase At2g40270 yields MRPMWRFSHYRLVMPMILAVVLVFQLNFSLCWCLNSEGVALLRFREGVENDPFGVLSNWNCDRRDSDPCSWFGIGCSEGRVTSLNLKDLCLGGTLAPEVGKLAKIKYIILRNNSFYGTIPEDFGKLRELEHLDLGYNNFSGPFTSKLGDHHSLSILQLDNNKFLGRLSPELNDLKMLSELQADERTNHSTRDSCSNIYASWSIVRPGHIAQRKLHQVTEPTSSEQIENSGILSPSLAPSPFISAPGPPVSSISEPPSTSFLSPFGSPSPSPSPIQSPSPAPISTTPPPVNNSQNPGNQPASSPSPASSPSHTVKKSKHYTIMIASGVVGGFVFLFLSAIGIGFCRRHKVITVRPWATGLSGQLQKAFVSGVPKLQRSELEIACEDFSNIIGSLSDGIVYKGTLSSGVEIAVTSTAVKSVEDWSKSSETQFRKKIDKLCKMNHKNFVNLIGFCEEKQPFTRMMVFEYATNGTLFEHLHIKEAEHLDWGMRLRIAMGIAYCLEYMHQLNPPAAHANLQSSSIYLTEDYAAKISDFSFWNDATAGKMESVSTELLETSVSDPESNVYNFGVILFEIITGKLPYSQGDDSFVNWASAHLSGTRKQPLRAMVDPTLVSYDEEQLQKLCEVIKVCVHPDPKKRPTFKEITANLKEITGLGPDGATPRVSPLWWAELEILSTSST; encoded by the exons ATGAGACCAATGTGGAGGTTTAGTCATTACAGGCTTGTAATGCCGATGATTCTGGCTGTTGTGTTGGTTTTTCAACTGAATTTTAGTTTGTGTTGGTGTCTGAATTCTGAAG GTGTGGCCTTGTTGCGGTTTCGTGAGGGAGTTGAGAATGATCCGTTTGGGGTTTTGTCTAACTGGAATTGTGATAGAAGGGATTCTGATCCTTGTTCTTGGTTCGGAATCGGATGCTCTGAAGGCCGTGTCACAAGTTT aaatttgaaagatctttGTCTAGGAGGAACTCTGGCTCCTGAAGTTGGGAAGCTggccaaaataaaatatat TATCTTACGCAACAACTCATTCTACGGAACTATTCCTGAAGATTTTGGCAAACTGAGGGAACTGGAACATTTGGATTTGGGATATAATAATTTCAGTGGCCCGTTTACCTCTAAACTTGGCGATCATCATTCACTTTCAATTCT CCAGTTGGACAATAATAAGTTCCTTGGTAGATTGTCTCCAGAACTTAACGATCTGAAGATGCTTTCTGAACTTCAAGCAGATGAGAGAACTAATCATAGTACTCGAGATAGCTGCAGTAACATATATGCTTCTTG GAGCATTGTGCGGCCTGGACATATAGCTCAGAGAAAGCTGCACCAAGTCACAGAGCCAACTTCCAGTGAACAGATTGAGAATTCGGGAATTCTGTCACCTTCCTTGGCACCATCTCCATTTATATCCGCTCCAGGTCCACCAGTCTCATCTATATCAGAACCTCCCTCAACGTCTTTTTTGTCTCCATTTGGTTCTCCATCTCCTTCACCCTCACCTATCCAGTCTCCCAGTCCTGCTCCAATATCCACAACTCCTCCACCAGTTAATAATTCCCAAAATCCAGGGAACCAACCTGCTTCATCACCTTCCCCGGCTTCAAGTCCTAGCCACACAGTAAAGAAATCAAAGCATTATACGATTATGATAGCGTCTGGAGTTGTTGGTGGTTTTGTATTCCTTTTCTTATCAGCAATTGGCATTGGTTTTTGTCGAAGACATAAAGTGATTACTGTAAGACCATGGGCCACTGGGTTAAGCGGGCAGCTGCAGAAAGCATTTGTATCAG GTGTGCCAAAACTCCAGCGTTCAGAACTTGAAATTGCCTGTGAAGATTTCAGTAATATAATCGGCTCTTTATCAGATGGCATAGTGTACAAAGGGACTCTGTCAAGCGGAGTTGAAATAGCAGTGACATCTACGGCAGTAAAATCAGTCGAAGACTGGTCAAAGAGTTCAGAAACCCAATTCAGGAAAAAG ATTGACAAACTATGTAAGATGAATCACAAAAACTTCGTGAATCTTATTGGATTCTGTGAAGAAAAGCAGCCTTTCACAAGAATGATGGTTTTTGAATATGCAACAAATGGAACACTGTTTGAGCATCTACACA TAAAAGAAGCAGAACACTTGGACTGGGGAATGCGACTCAGAATAGCTATGGGCATAGCATACTGCCTCGAGTATATGCACCAGCTCAACCCACCCGCAGCCCATGCAAATCTGCAATCTTCTTCTATATATCTGACCGAAGATTATGCAGCCAAGATTTCTGATTTCAGCTTCTGGAACGATGCAACAGCAGGAAAGATGGAATCAGTCAGCACAGAACTCTTGGAGACCTCAGTGTCTGATCCTGAAAGCAATGTCTACAATTTCGGTGTCATTTTGTTTGAAATAATCACAGGTAAGCTTCCATACTCCCAAGGCGATGACTCTTTTGTGAACTGGGCATCAGCTCATTTGAGTGGCACACGGAAACAACCACTCCGAGCAATGGTTGATCCAACTTTAGTATCTTATGATGAAGAGCAACTTCAGAAGCTGTGTGAAGTGATCAAAGTCTGCGTCCATCCAGACCCGAAGAAACGACCAACTTTCAAAGAAATCACAGCAAATCTAAAAGAGATAACAGGCTTAGGCCCTGACGGAGCAACGCCTAGAGTATCACCTCTCTGGTGGGCAGAACTGGAGATTCTGTCGACAAGTTCAACTTAG